One window of Arvicola amphibius chromosome 6, mArvAmp1.2, whole genome shotgun sequence genomic DNA carries:
- the LOC119817394 gene encoding 26S proteasome regulatory subunit 8-like encodes MALDGPEQMELEEGKAGSELRQYYLSKIEELQLIVNDKSQNLRRLQAQRNELNAKVRLLREELQLLQEQGSYVGEVVRAMDKKKVLVKVHPEGKFVVNVGKNIDINDVTPNCRVALRNDSYTLHKILPNKVDPLVSLMMVEKVPDSTYEMIGGLDKQIKEIKEVIELPVKHPELFEALGIAQPKGVLLYGPPGTGKTLLARAVAHHTDCTFIRVSGSELVQKFIGEGARMVRELFVMAREHAPSIIFMDEIDSIGSSRLEGVSGGDSEVQRTMLELLNQLDGFEATKNIKVIMATNRIDILDSALLRPGRIDRKIEFPPPNEEARLDILKIHSLKMNLTRGINLRKIAELMPGASGAEVKGVCTEAGMYALRERRVHVTQEDFEMAVAKAMQKDSEKNMSIKKLWK; translated from the coding sequence ATGGCGCTTGATGGGCCAGAGCAGATGGAACTGGAAGAGGGGAAGGCAGGCAGTGAACTCCGCCAGTATTATCTGTCCAAGATTGAAGAACTCCAGTTGATTGTAAATGATAAGAGCCAGAATCTCCGGAGACTGCAGGCCCAAAGGAATGAGCTCAATGCAAAAGTTCGACTGTTGCGGGAGGAGCTGCAGTTGCTGCAGGAACAGGGCTCCTATGTTGGAGAAGTAGTTCGGGCCATGGATAAGAAAAAAGTGTTGGTCAAGGTCCATCCTGAGGGTAAATTCGTAGTCAATGTGGGCAAGAACATTGACATCAATGATGTGACGCCCAACTGCCGGGTTGCTCTGAGGAATGACAGCTACACTCTGCATAAGATCCTACCTAATAAGGTGGACCCTCTGGTGTCACTAATGATGGTGGAAAAGGTGCCGGACTCAACTTATGAGATGATTGGTGGGCTGGACAAGCAGATCAAAGAGATCAAAGAAGTGATCGAGCTGCCTGTGAAGCACCCTGAGCTCTTTGAAGCACTGGGCATTGCACAGCCAAAGGGAGTGCTCCTGTATGGACCCCCAGGCACTGGGAAGACATTGTTGGCCCGTGCTGTGGCTCATCATACGGACTGTACTTTTATTCGTGTCTCTGGCTCTGAGCTGGTACAGAAATTTATCGGGGAAGGGGCAAGAATGGTGAGGGAACTGTTTGTCATGGCACGAGAACATGCTCCATCTATCATCTTCATGGACGAGATTGACTCTATCGGCTCCTCACGGCTGGAGGGAGTCTCTGGAGGGGACAGTGAAGTGCAGCGCACAATGCTGGAACTGCTCAACCAACTGGATGGCTTTGAGGCCACCAAGAATATCAAGGTTATCATGGCAACTAATAGGATTGATATCCTGGACTCTGCCTTGCTTCGTCCTGGGAGGATCGACAGAAAAATTGAATTCCCACCTCCCAATGAGGAGGCCCGGCTGGACATTTTGAAAATCCACTCTCTGAAAATGAACTTGACCAGGGGGATCAACCTGAGGAAAATTGCTGAATTGATGCCAGGAGCTTCAGGGGCTGAAGTGAAGGGTGTGTGCACAGAAGCCGGCATGTATGCTCTGAGGGAACGGCGTGTCCACGTCACTCAGGAGGACTTTGAGATGGCTGTAGCCAAGGCCATGCAAAAGGACAGTGAGAAAAATATGTCCATCAAGAAGCTATGGAAGTGA